The sequence agcggagttacaaaccggttcactggtatggagttatctgggtgcgataattcaatcaaaccaaaagccgtttgtaagaaaattaaaccaattagataggatagacatttagcatcggtcattaacatatgaggatagaaggctactttaagtgcggaatcaatacctgcagggttactagaaccatttaaatgtaaatagaagatgtgtaatacaattagaatgcaacctacaaaaggtaatataaagtgcaatacaaagaatcgttttaatgttacatcagatacatagtatccaccgagtaaccaaggtactaaatatggtattggagaaaggagattagtaatgactgtagcaccccagaaactcatctgtccccatggtagtacataaccgaggaaagcagtggctatagtaagtagatataaaactaaaccagacatccaagcagtagttaaataactatagctggagttatacatacctcgagacatgtgtattaagatacacaagaagacgaaagaagcagttgttgcatgcaacatcctaaattcccatcctgctgctacctctctaactagatgttgaacactagcaaatgcacaagatgcttcagaagtatatcggaacgctaaagtgatacctgtaattatttggagtacaaaggtaattgcaactaagaaaccaaagttataagatgaatttagattgagagcacaccgataaaagacgaggtgtgcccggaatagactcatggaaatttggtgtgttctcgaaaccatgctagcacaatagaacttcgttaaataactacatattaaaatgagcgcatgtaaactagtcttaaacacaccgctcgtcacgtaacaaatctcaaatcgtactgtagattttatatatgtaccgtaactataaccatggtgacatccaatgttcacgctcaatcttaccatacatagtacttttatgatcccaggctggtttaataagtcaaagtttagccgggaagttagcgtctaaaatatataaccgatagtctcaacttagatgcacagatggacataattaatccttgtacggtttgtacctacttgactcctcagtttaagcagaactgtagtttctcgggactaaagtcagcataatcaaaaaaaggtttgttcagccactggttcaccatcaactaccttgtttcgacttcgtaccgactgtgttattgtagcacatatcaatcccttaaatagggatattattcccaaacaaccggatcgtgttggcta comes from Besnoitia besnoiti strain Bb-Ger1 chromosome Unknown contig00214, whole genome shotgun sequence and encodes:
- a CDS encoding cytochrome b (encoded by transcript BESB_042390) gives rise to the protein MCYNNTVGITLAFRYTSEASCAFASVQHLVREVAAGWEFRMLHATTASFVFLCILIHMSRGMYNSSYSYLTTAWMSGLVLYLLTIATAFLGYVLPWGQMSFWGATVITNLLSPIPYLVPWLLGGYYVSDVTLKRFFVLHFILPFVGCILIVLHIFYLHLNGSSNPAGIDSALKVAFYPHMLMTDAKCLSYLIGLIFLQTAFGLIELSHPDNSIPVNRFVTPLHIVPEWYFLAYYAVLKVIPSKTGGLLVFMLSTCQ